One genomic region from Thermoleptolyngbya sichuanensis A183 encodes:
- the trpA gene encoding tryptophan synthase subunit alpha: protein MKSVSDCMGALRDRAQCALIPFITAGDPDLDTTAKALQALDRSGADLIELGVPYSDPLADGPVIQAAASRALQRGVKLEDVLELVKTVSPTLRAPIILFTYYNPILNRGIESFLKRAYEAGARGLVVPDLPLEEMDSVLKPAADIGIEVTLLVAPTSPKERIQAIAQQAQGFIYLVSVTGVTGMRSQVGDRVQDLLLELRSVTDKPIGVGFGISEPSQARQVMEWGADAVIVGSAFVKRLAEGEPHQALESVETFCRSLKTSLQEA from the coding sequence ATGAAGTCGGTTTCAGATTGCATGGGGGCATTGCGCGATCGCGCTCAGTGTGCGCTCATTCCATTTATTACAGCGGGCGATCCTGATTTGGACACCACAGCCAAGGCGCTGCAAGCCCTGGATCGCAGCGGTGCAGATCTGATCGAACTCGGCGTGCCCTACTCCGATCCGCTGGCGGATGGCCCGGTTATCCAAGCAGCTGCCTCGCGGGCGCTCCAGCGCGGTGTGAAGCTAGAAGACGTGCTGGAACTGGTCAAAACCGTCAGCCCGACATTACGAGCGCCGATTATTCTCTTCACTTACTACAACCCGATTTTGAACCGGGGTATTGAGTCTTTCCTGAAACGGGCCTACGAGGCCGGTGCGCGGGGTCTGGTGGTGCCAGATTTGCCCCTAGAAGAGATGGACAGTGTGCTGAAACCTGCGGCAGACATTGGCATTGAGGTGACGCTGCTGGTTGCGCCGACCAGTCCTAAAGAGCGCATCCAGGCGATCGCCCAACAGGCCCAGGGCTTCATCTATCTGGTCAGCGTGACGGGGGTGACGGGAATGCGATCGCAGGTGGGCGATCGCGTGCAAGATCTGCTGCTAGAGCTACGCAGCGTCACAGATAAGCCCATCGGCGTTGGCTTTGGTATTTCAGAGCCGAGTCAGGCGCGGCAAGTTATGGAGTGGGGTGCAGATGCCGTCATCGTCGGCAGCGCCTTTGTCAAACGCTTGGCAGAGGGCGAACCGCATCAGG
- a CDS encoding DUF3007 family protein: MRRIDVILIGVGVFAAGGIVYVVLTRLGLTDLDAGIWTQAVLTIGLLGWLVTYLFRAVTQNMTYNQQLKDYEDAVLQKRLDAMTPEELAALQAELEQEKAADENAALDGKVSGDP; this comes from the coding sequence ATGCGGCGAATTGACGTGATCTTGATTGGGGTGGGTGTGTTTGCGGCGGGTGGCATCGTCTATGTCGTGTTGACTCGCCTGGGATTAACCGACCTCGATGCGGGCATCTGGACGCAGGCGGTGCTGACCATCGGGCTATTGGGCTGGCTGGTGACGTATCTGTTTCGCGCAGTCACCCAGAACATGACCTATAACCAGCAGCTCAAGGACTATGAAGATGCCGTGCTGCAAAAGCGACTGGATGCGATGACCCCGGAGGAACTGGCGGCGCTTCAGGCAGAGCTAGAGCAGGAAAAGGCGGCTGACGAAAACGCAGCGCTGGATGGTAAGGTATCTGGTGATCCTTAG